One Spiroplasma endosymbiont of Nebria brevicollis DNA window includes the following coding sequences:
- a CDS encoding ABC transporter permease encodes MPKLKKRSSKAESRTTVSSKGKKRIFSGNTLLLKQTLVATWKSKLQLVILLLLTAFATSLVTGCWISYDRMIDSSKEMGLDDLKFDAALPYSPVPQGIKQIANQAFSLKLGRLYYQETGKSTSKALYFDNTVIGNNQQINAITASDVIVDFAHDMTGKITGLNSFNWANPNNPLTFNLSNSEVKASIYGQLQTKAAAATTLNLKNHYLQAASDLYRDIFMRLSVPSITMAVSDFIKSWIVQNPTVQELKKTDADFIKWILENKVNFQSASLDSTIIPDATNLFDDAARNSLFTTIKQGIGPNKTDFDNNTDPRVAPAARFGMNGHYMRIGRKFDNSATSDIYSNLHNYFSPAGYNQIGDGRETDTYSFYLARATAALQERDIYVRNQFNAIVKTENTVQTNTKVIDIGMPGAINHANLKIFEGVAPTSRNEIAITPQYARKLNYKPGDSIVINDSSFIITGIGGDAYDIYPTINDLDPVPNTRTEFIAYAPPIAWSNSDWYPSKEKTDTSLMYFTPWSDRDNKSVFNTGYFDDFFQKTIFSDNGNSEHNQFDYNKYLIDKYTADKSPTTIYHIVPNPVITSDNNQFSIYSGRKQIFESSVEGFLYASIIAVLFLVLIVIFITTLIVKKAIQHGQVSMGILKSIGYKTWQITVSYLSYPLIALAIAIPIGWIAGLLVQVYLTEIFNTLFVLPYNVFNFNVAPLFVSITLIIGFIAIATVLTAFRVLKKDPLLLIKKDSVLALSNNTKQKASGFLKNHFRWRFLLSLSKTSWKKILVTSSVISLATLSIVATTAIPATISSLKNSYFKTQKYKNYYEYQTPIPNLPVSKYGLYAWNFFNKPQDEQFYPVYGAMPWPEDKIVYDGDSRVGWYDPLKFKANDPKQDFAHIFTFDTNYRKDKNTFTTAMTNYYNGLSNGTLSVNDLAWSYSWLGGKAFSNELLTELSKRDQTPGSAFSSSLTDFASTALPSIIGVSNPGVAPGPDAIKEILKQTLPGYVRQSLDGLPKIGDQDPYDYFAIGHNTVAFNPNHSKEKNGPDGPDEELVTQFKIGSNNSDLASKGLMDTIGINPDTKMIILKNNEANLLHYNSTATAIPMIINKVFQSKYGLSVGSTFDGAPDINTLCYKNEDGKMIPLPKDSWYYGNNPETAPNNGGIWSKNGTKWNYRENEQIGNTAYTDIQGYEYSGMYNNNGKPILDKDNPKTWNDMNKVWLKVPDKIDKGALKGTIRKTDGSTLYPFDINSIAKTKDSKWIKPFSFSLSDSATPEPPKPLDPVGLLTNRNPEWFMGMIDRGILEKQNTLSGKGNLQQAINDMPLWWQNITGNANPIHSYQIVGIQDSYDTPKAYVDQKWANQIVGYSAYDDNPYYDGTTVPQWFSGKLSADDNIFDLIGRMSFKQNVDDYSIYGTVGLNNNETVPLVANNDLLSRKQAMLNKMSDISFSASALFIVTTIICSILIVIMITDLFTDQFRRFMAHMKAEGYTNREINSFTLGIFTPWALLGYLAGCAIGFLVVYGLVTAITAATSLALPFTITWWILPVSFVVIGGIYISTFIINNSELNKMNLIELLKSDE; translated from the coding sequence ATGCCAAAATTAAAGAAACGTAGTAGCAAAGCAGAATCAAGGACAACTGTTAGCAGTAAAGGGAAAAAAAGAATTTTTAGTGGTAATACTTTGCTACTAAAACAAACTTTAGTAGCAACTTGAAAAAGCAAACTACAATTAGTAATTCTACTTTTATTAACTGCATTTGCTACTTCTTTAGTTACAGGTTGCTGAATTTCTTATGACCGAATGATTGATAGTAGCAAAGAAATGGGATTAGATGATCTTAAATTTGATGCTGCCTTACCCTATTCACCAGTCCCCCAAGGAATTAAACAAATTGCCAATCAAGCTTTTAGTTTAAAATTAGGACGTTTATATTATCAAGAAACAGGGAAGAGTACTAGTAAAGCCCTTTACTTTGATAATACTGTGATTGGTAATAACCAACAAATTAACGCTATTACTGCCAGTGATGTGATTGTAGATTTTGCTCATGATATGACAGGAAAAATTACTGGTCTTAACAGTTTTAACTGAGCTAATCCTAATAATCCATTAACATTTAATTTAAGTAATTCCGAAGTGAAAGCTAGTATTTATGGTCAATTACAAACTAAAGCGGCTGCTGCAACAACTTTAAACCTAAAAAATCACTATTTACAAGCGGCATCAGACTTGTATCGTGATATTTTTATGCGCTTGTCAGTACCTAGTATTACCATGGCCGTTTCAGATTTTATTAAAAGTTGAATTGTTCAAAACCCCACAGTACAAGAATTAAAAAAAACAGATGCTGATTTTATTAAATGAATTTTAGAGAACAAAGTTAATTTCCAAAGTGCTAGTCTTGATTCTACTATTATTCCTGATGCAACTAATCTGTTTGATGATGCTGCTAGAAATAGTTTATTTACTACTATTAAACAAGGAATAGGTCCTAATAAAACTGATTTTGATAATAATACCGACCCTCGGGTCGCTCCTGCTGCTAGATTTGGTATGAATGGTCACTATATGCGTATTGGTCGTAAATTTGATAATTCTGCTACAAGTGATATTTATTCTAATCTTCATAATTATTTTTCTCCTGCTGGGTATAATCAAATTGGAGATGGCCGTGAAACTGATACTTATTCTTTTTATTTAGCACGTGCAACAGCAGCTTTACAAGAACGTGATATTTATGTTCGTAATCAATTTAACGCTATTGTTAAAACTGAAAATACTGTCCAAACTAATACTAAAGTTATTGATATAGGTATGCCTGGTGCCATTAACCATGCTAATTTAAAAATCTTTGAAGGAGTAGCACCAACAAGCAGAAATGAAATTGCTATTACTCCACAATATGCACGAAAACTTAATTACAAACCAGGTGACAGTATCGTTATTAATGATAGTAGTTTTATTATTACAGGAATTGGTGGTGATGCTTATGATATTTACCCTACTATTAATGATTTAGACCCAGTTCCTAATACAAGAACAGAGTTTATTGCTTATGCCCCACCAATAGCATGAAGTAATAGCGACTGATATCCTAGTAAAGAAAAAACTGATACATCTTTAATGTATTTTACACCATGAAGTGATCGAGATAATAAATCCGTATTTAACACTGGTTATTTTGATGATTTTTTCCAAAAAACTATTTTCAGTGATAATGGTAATAGTGAGCACAATCAATTTGACTACAATAAGTATTTAATTGATAAGTATACTGCTGATAAATCGCCAACAACTATATATCACATTGTTCCTAACCCAGTTATTACTAGTGATAATAATCAGTTTTCTATTTATAGTGGCCGTAAACAAATTTTTGAAAGTTCAGTAGAAGGTTTTTTATATGCTTCCATTATTGCTGTTTTATTCTTAGTGTTAATTGTTATTTTTATTACAACATTAATTGTTAAAAAAGCTATTCAGCATGGACAAGTATCAATGGGGATTTTAAAGTCTATTGGTTATAAAACTTGACAAATTACTGTTTCGTATTTATCGTATCCATTAATTGCTTTAGCAATTGCTATTCCTATTGGTTGGATTGCTGGTTTACTTGTCCAAGTTTATTTAACTGAAATTTTTAATACTTTATTTGTTTTACCTTATAATGTTTTTAATTTTAATGTGGCACCATTATTTGTTTCTATTACCTTAATTATTGGTTTTATTGCCATTGCCACAGTATTAACCGCCTTTCGTGTTTTAAAGAAAGACCCACTATTATTAATCAAGAAAGATAGTGTTTTAGCTCTTTCTAATAACACAAAACAAAAGGCAAGTGGGTTTTTAAAAAATCATTTCCGTTGACGTTTTTTATTATCTTTATCAAAAACTAGTTGAAAGAAAATTCTTGTGACCTCTAGTGTCATTAGTTTAGCTACTTTATCAATTGTGGCAACAACTGCTATCCCTGCTACTATTTCTAGTTTAAAAAATAGTTATTTTAAAACACAAAAATATAAAAATTATTATGAATATCAAACTCCTATCCCTAACTTACCTGTAAGTAAATATGGTTTATATGCTTGAAATTTTTTCAATAAACCACAAGATGAACAATTTTATCCTGTTTATGGAGCAATGCCATGGCCAGAAGATAAAATTGTTTATGATGGTGATAGTCGTGTTGGCTGATATGATCCTTTAAAATTTAAAGCCAATGATCCAAAACAAGATTTTGCTCATATCTTTACTTTTGATACCAATTATAGGAAAGACAAAAATACTTTCACAACTGCTATGACTAATTATTATAATGGTCTTTCAAATGGAACACTCAGTGTTAATGATTTAGCTTGATCATATAGTTGATTAGGTGGTAAAGCTTTTAGTAATGAATTATTAACTGAATTAAGTAAAAGAGACCAAACGCCTGGAAGTGCCTTTTCTAGTTCATTAACTGATTTTGCAAGTACTGCTTTACCAAGTATTATTGGTGTTTCTAACCCTGGAGTTGCCCCTGGTCCAGATGCTATTAAAGAAATTTTAAAGCAAACCTTGCCTGGTTATGTTCGTCAAAGTTTAGATGGTTTACCTAAAATTGGCGATCAAGACCCATATGACTATTTTGCTATTGGTCACAATACAGTTGCCTTTAATCCTAATCATAGTAAGGAAAAAAATGGTCCGGATGGTCCAGATGAAGAATTAGTAACTCAATTTAAAATTGGTTCTAATAATTCAGATTTAGCATCAAAAGGATTAATGGATACCATTGGTATTAATCCTGATACCAAAATGATTATCTTAAAAAATAATGAAGCCAACTTACTACATTACAATAGTACTGCTACTGCGATTCCTATGATTATTAATAAAGTCTTTCAATCTAAATATGGTTTATCAGTAGGTTCAACATTTGATGGTGCTCCTGATATTAATACCCTATGTTATAAAAATGAAGATGGTAAAATGATCCCATTACCAAAAGATAGTTGATACTATGGTAATAACCCCGAGACTGCTCCTAATAATGGTGGTATTTGGTCAAAAAATGGCACCAAATGAAATTATCGCGAGAATGAACAAATAGGAAATACAGCTTATACCGATATTCAAGGTTACGAATATAGTGGAATGTATAACAACAATGGTAAACCTATCCTTGATAAAGATAATCCTAAAACCTGAAATGATATGAACAAAGTATGATTAAAAGTACCTGATAAGATTGATAAAGGTGCACTAAAGGGAACCATTAGAAAAACTGATGGTAGCACGCTATATCCATTTGATATTAATAGTATTGCAAAAACAAAAGATAGTAAATGAATTAAACCTTTCTCATTTAGTTTATCTGATAGTGCAACCCCAGAGCCACCAAAACCCCTTGATCCAGTAGGACTTTTAACTAATCGCAATCCAGAATGATTTATGGGAATGATTGATCGTGGTATCCTTGAAAAACAAAATACTTTAAGTGGTAAGGGTAATTTACAACAAGCGATTAATGATATGCCACTATGATGACAAAATATTACTGGTAATGCTAACCCTATTCATAGCTATCAAATTGTTGGAATTCAAGATTCTTATGATACACCAAAAGCTTATGTTGACCAAAAATGAGCTAATCAAATTGTTGGTTATAGTGCTTATGATGATAATCCATACTATGATGGAACAACAGTTCCACAATGATTTAGCGGTAAACTAAGTGCCGATGATAATATCTTTGACTTGATTGGGCGGATGAGTTTTAAGCAAAACGTTGATGACTATAGTATTTATGGAACAGTTGGTCTAAATAATAACGAAACTGTTCCGTTAGTAGCTAATAATGACTTACTATCAAGAAAACAAGCTATGCTTAATAAAATGTCTGATATTTCCTTTAGTGCTAGTGCATTATTTATTGTGACAACCATTATTTGTTCAATCTTAATTGTTATTATGATTACAGATTTATTTACTGACCAATTCCGACGCTTTATGGCTCATATGAAAGCAGAAGGATATACTAATCGTGAAATTAACTCCTTTACTTTAGGCATCTTTACGCCATGAGCATTATTAGGATATTTAGCAGGATGTGCTATTGGTTTCTTAGTTGTATATGGTTTAGTAACAGCTATTACTGCTGCTACTTCTTTGGCATTGCCATTTACTATTACGTGATGAATCTTGCCTGTATCATTTGTGGTGATTGGTGGTATTTATATTTCAACCTTTATTATTAACAATAGTGAATTAAATAAAATGAATTTAATTGAATTATTAAAATCAGATGAATAA
- a CDS encoding reverse transcriptase N-terminal domain-containing protein, translating into MEKNVFKLQKRIYQAEKCKNINKVHKLQRLLLNSISAKLLAVRKVTQDNKGKKTAGIDGKANLNQKERLQLAYSLNIREKAKPTRRVWIPKPDKTGKRPLGIPTITDRVK; encoded by the coding sequence TTGGAAAAGAATGTTTTTAAGTTACAAAAACGAATTTATCAAGCTGAAAAATGTAAAAATATTAACAAAGTGCATAAACTTCAAAGATTATTATTAAATTCAATCAGTGCTAAACTACTAGCCGTTAGAAAAGTAACCCAAGACAACAAAGGAAAGAAAACGGCAGGAATTGATGGAAAAGCAAATCTTAATCAAAAAGAAAGATTACAACTAGCATATTCTCTAAATATAAGAGAGAAAGCAAAACCAACAAGGCGCGTTTGAATTCCAAAACCTGATAAAACAGGAAAAAGACCATTAGGTATACCTACTATTACTGATAGAGTAAAATAA
- the ltrA gene encoding group II intron reverse transcriptase/maturase — MRYSVLSINQPERDELMNKTKSFDIPKQLIGKAYKQVSKNKGVEGVDGITILKFNEDLKGNLYKLWNRMSSGSYCPKPLRVVKIPKNTGGHRILCIPTVYDRVAQTAVAMYLQPLVEPTFHENSYGYRPNKSALDAVDMARKTCWKYDWVIDLDIAEFFDSLDHDLVLQSIKMYTNCKWVILYVERWLKVPMQWENGTMIERNKGIPQGSPISPIISNIVLHLVFDNWMKQEYPTIPFERYVDDVIVHCKTYKQASFMKEVIRKRLLKFSLKLQMEKTSIVYCKDNARTEIFSKYTFDFLGYTFRPRKARSQKGGGSFTSFLPAISNKAKKKIKQNIRAWRLHQRTGTTLERIAEKINPIVRGWVQYYGRFYKSEMYIMIWNIENYLLRWVRAKCKNFRNKVKHSCKFISKIKKRFPSFFYHWTV; from the coding sequence TTGCGTTATTCAGTTTTAAGTATTAATCAACCAGAAAGGGATGAGTTAATGAATAAAACAAAATCTTTTGATATACCAAAACAACTGATAGGAAAAGCGTATAAACAAGTATCCAAAAACAAGGGTGTAGAAGGTGTAGATGGCATAACGATACTAAAATTTAATGAGGACTTAAAAGGAAATCTATATAAATTATGAAATCGGATGTCATCTGGCAGTTATTGTCCAAAACCACTAAGAGTTGTGAAAATACCTAAAAATACAGGGGGACATAGAATACTATGTATACCAACAGTATATGATAGGGTAGCACAAACAGCAGTGGCCATGTACCTTCAACCACTAGTTGAACCAACATTTCATGAGAATTCTTATGGTTATCGACCAAATAAATCGGCATTAGATGCTGTAGATATGGCACGTAAAACATGTTGGAAATATGATTGAGTAATAGATTTAGATATAGCAGAATTCTTTGACAGTTTAGACCATGACTTAGTATTACAAAGTATCAAGATGTATACAAATTGTAAGTGAGTAATATTATATGTTGAAAGGTGATTAAAAGTCCCTATGCAATGAGAAAATGGTACTATGATAGAAAGGAATAAAGGAATTCCACAAGGAAGTCCTATTAGCCCCATTATCTCAAACATAGTTTTGCATTTAGTATTTGATAACTGAATGAAACAAGAATACCCAACAATACCATTTGAACGTTATGTTGATGATGTAATAGTACATTGCAAAACTTATAAACAAGCAAGCTTTATGAAAGAGGTAATTAGGAAAAGATTACTTAAATTTAGTTTAAAGTTACAAATGGAAAAGACAAGTATAGTCTATTGTAAGGATAATGCTAGAACAGAAATTTTCTCTAAATATACCTTTGATTTTTTAGGTTATACATTTAGACCAAGAAAAGCAAGAAGCCAAAAAGGGGGAGGCTCATTCACATCATTCTTACCAGCAATTAGTAATAAGGCTAAAAAGAAAATAAAGCAAAATATAAGAGCATGAAGACTACATCAAAGAACTGGCACAACATTGGAGAGAATAGCAGAGAAAATAAATCCCATAGTAAGAGGTTGAGTCCAATACTATGGTAGATTTTATAAATCAGAAATGTACATAATGATTTGAAACATAGAAAACTATCTTTTAAGATGAGTTAGGGCAAAATGTAAGAATTTTCGAAATAAAGTAAAACACTCATGTAAATTTATATCCAAAATCAAAAAGAGGTTTCCGAGTTTCTTTTATCATTGAACAGTATAA
- the tsaB gene encoding tRNA (adenosine(37)-N6)-threonylcarbamoyltransferase complex dimerization subunit type 1 TsaB — MYQLYLDTTNRKLTVVLLQNNNILESTSFDAWQKQTELALTTINELLVKCQLKLKDINQVVIAAGPGSYTGIRVALTFVKTLKILNPLLFTFIVNSLLLQVGLRKAVSILLAYNKKSYLAVYDQGKTIITPQLVDNNTKIGIVNDLSNFEIIEDLQDCDIISNFQSLVHHFTEIKSIDELQPCYINYPFSQA, encoded by the coding sequence ATGTACCAATTATACTTAGATACAACAAATAGGAAATTAACAGTAGTACTATTACAAAATAATAATATTTTGGAAAGCACTTCATTTGACGCTTGACAAAAACAAACAGAATTAGCACTCACTACTATTAATGAGTTACTGGTTAAGTGTCAATTAAAGTTAAAAGATATTAATCAAGTAGTAATTGCTGCTGGACCGGGTAGTTATACTGGAATTAGGGTAGCACTTACTTTCGTTAAAACTTTGAAAATTTTAAATCCTTTATTATTCACTTTTATCGTTAATAGTTTATTATTACAAGTAGGCTTACGAAAAGCAGTTAGTATTCTTCTGGCATATAATAAGAAAAGTTATTTAGCAGTTTATGATCAAGGTAAAACTATAATTACACCACAACTAGTAGATAATAATACTAAAATTGGAATTGTTAATGATTTATCAAATTTCGAAATAATTGAAGATTTACAAGATTGTGATATCATTAGTAATTTTCAATCTTTAGTGCACCACTTTACTGAGATTAAATCAATTGATGAGTTACAACCGTGTTATATTAATTATCCTTTTTCACAAGCATAA
- a CDS encoding MurR/RpiR family transcriptional regulator yields MLINDNFWSRVSKEQNNFTKKEKIIINYINKNSQKMDSITISALAKDNAVGYSVVYNLIKKLGFKGYREFIISLAAQETTFKALNREFFGDRSVLKDHYKKLIDLNDSTINYCDLQEFINWLDDNSKACLYIAGVGHSGLGAEDLANKLYRFGLRSICLNKDDDSILMHASLIKAEDVLILFSLSGKTAAIVEAARLAKKNNAKIIVITSQDKSEISTYADWTFNIVSSGLYEAQEIFISPLFAITYFNDLITTYLLKSKNRDWYLENRIKTNKAIKKFN; encoded by the coding sequence ATGCTTATCAATGATAATTTTTGATCGCGTGTATCAAAAGAACAAAATAATTTTACTAAGAAAGAAAAGATTATTATTAACTATATTAATAAAAATAGTCAAAAAATGGATTCAATTACCATTAGTGCTTTAGCCAAAGATAATGCCGTTGGCTATAGTGTTGTTTATAACTTAATTAAAAAACTAGGTTTTAAAGGATATCGTGAATTTATTATTAGTTTAGCAGCACAAGAAACAACTTTTAAAGCTTTAAATCGTGAATTTTTTGGTGACCGTAGTGTCCTAAAAGACCACTATAAAAAACTAATTGATTTAAATGATTCAACCATTAATTATTGTGATTTGCAAGAATTTATTAATTGATTAGATGACAATAGTAAAGCTTGCCTTTATATTGCAGGAGTTGGTCATTCAGGATTAGGTGCTGAAGATTTAGCTAATAAATTATATCGTTTTGGTTTACGTTCTATTTGCTTAAATAAAGATGATGATAGTATTTTAATGCATGCTTCATTAATTAAAGCCGAAGACGTATTGATTCTATTTTCTTTATCAGGAAAAACAGCCGCCATTGTTGAAGCTGCAAGATTAGCCAAAAAGAATAATGCTAAAATTATTGTTATTACATCACAAGATAAATCAGAAATATCAACTTATGCTGATTGAACTTTTAATATTGTTTCATCTGGACTTTATGAAGCCCAAGAAATATTTATTTCACCATTATTTGCTATTACCTATTTTAATGATTTAATTACAACATACTTATTAAAATCGAAAAATCGCGACTGGTATTTAGAAAATCGTATTAAAACTAACAAAGCTATTAAAAAATTTAATTAA
- a CDS encoding fructose-specific PTS transporter subunit EIIC — MSKQDILTSQQVFLDDSCTTQDEVFIKLAQEAQKLGLLKKGSSIDTLVKSFKAREEEGTTGFGDGVAVPHARNEDIVKAGIFIVRFKKTVEWKAMDEQPVQAIIALIVPLKSASNEHLTILSKVAQKLAKPDFQELLLKSSDIEAIIAGLAIDDKDSKTDTMKPESTTSKDGKKKIVAITACPVGVAHTYIAQDKLELAAKTLGHNIKVETHGSIGIKGTLTKEDIASADLVIIAVAAGAADLGLERFVGKPLYQLEITKVIKDPEGSMNEAFAEAKPFETKGGNSKNSSGDAAEDMFTTDKKGIMKHIMAGVGYMVPFVVFGGIMIALSIGLTKAIYGPSVDPATLEPNFLYFMFKAGVAGFTLMIPILAGYIAYSIAGRAALVPAMTSAFIANTVGLVYPIAGLESNVSSGFLGALLIGPVAGYLVKWMISWKVPKTIAPIMPIFVIPIIATFLISFTFMYAIGAPIAWLMQQLQDGLTKLPTAAMAAIGLLLGAMVGFDMGGPINKIAFLTASGLVASGQGDPNTQIFMGAVAAAIPVAPIGMGLTTMIFRKYFNEGEKTLGLTALLMGCIGISEGAIPFAVRDPKRAIISNIVGSAVAGCIAGAFFLTDAAAHGGPIVAVLGAVGALHYHQGIGIALFFLAIIVGALITCFMYGGLLIIQSRNIRVFKIMSDKINKTFKKKPTIINNPSTK, encoded by the coding sequence TTGTCTAAACAAGATATTTTAACATCACAACAAGTTTTTCTTGATGATTCTTGTACAACACAAGATGAAGTATTTATAAAACTTGCCCAAGAAGCGCAAAAGTTAGGACTTTTGAAAAAAGGTTCTAGTATCGATACGTTAGTGAAAAGTTTTAAAGCTCGTGAAGAAGAAGGAACAACTGGCTTTGGTGATGGGGTAGCTGTACCGCATGCTCGAAATGAAGATATTGTTAAAGCAGGAATTTTCATTGTGCGCTTTAAAAAAACTGTTGAATGAAAAGCCATGGATGAACAACCTGTGCAAGCTATTATTGCTTTAATTGTTCCGTTGAAATCTGCTTCTAATGAACACTTAACAATTTTATCTAAAGTAGCACAAAAATTAGCTAAACCAGATTTTCAAGAACTACTGTTAAAATCAAGTGATATAGAAGCTATTATTGCTGGTCTTGCTATTGACGATAAAGATTCAAAAACTGATACTATGAAGCCAGAATCAACAACAAGTAAAGATGGTAAGAAAAAAATTGTTGCTATTACTGCTTGTCCAGTGGGGGTAGCACATACTTATATTGCCCAAGATAAATTGGAATTAGCAGCTAAAACTTTAGGTCATAATATTAAAGTGGAAACCCATGGTAGTATTGGAATTAAAGGCACTTTAACAAAAGAAGATATTGCTAGTGCTGATTTAGTTATTATTGCAGTAGCTGCTGGAGCTGCTGATTTAGGTTTAGAGCGTTTTGTTGGTAAACCATTATATCAATTAGAAATTACCAAAGTCATTAAAGACCCTGAAGGTTCTATGAACGAAGCGTTTGCTGAAGCTAAACCTTTTGAAACTAAAGGTGGAAATAGTAAAAACAGTTCAGGCGATGCTGCCGAAGATATGTTTACTACTGACAAAAAAGGAATTATGAAACATATTATGGCCGGTGTTGGTTATATGGTTCCCTTTGTTGTCTTTGGTGGAATTATGATTGCGCTATCAATTGGATTAACAAAAGCTATTTACGGTCCAAGTGTCGACCCTGCTACTTTAGAACCTAACTTCTTATATTTCATGTTTAAAGCAGGAGTTGCTGGGTTTACGTTAATGATTCCGATTCTTGCGGGATATATTGCTTATTCAATTGCTGGAAGGGCTGCATTAGTACCAGCGATGACTAGTGCCTTTATTGCTAATACTGTTGGTCTGGTGTATCCTATTGCTGGTCTTGAGTCTAATGTTTCATCAGGGTTTTTAGGAGCTTTGTTAATCGGCCCTGTTGCTGGTTATTTAGTAAAATGAATGATTAGTTGAAAAGTACCAAAAACAATTGCCCCAATTATGCCAATTTTTGTTATTCCAATTATTGCTACCTTCTTAATTAGTTTTACGTTTATGTATGCGATTGGTGCGCCAATTGCTTGATTAATGCAACAACTACAAGATGGATTAACTAAATTACCAACTGCTGCTATGGCTGCGATTGGATTATTATTAGGAGCGATGGTTGGATTTGATATGGGTGGTCCAATTAATAAAATTGCCTTCTTAACTGCTTCTGGTTTAGTTGCTAGTGGTCAAGGTGACCCAAATACCCAAATTTTCATGGGTGCTGTTGCTGCAGCGATTCCAGTTGCTCCAATTGGAATGGGATTAACAACAATGATTTTCCGTAAGTACTTTAATGAAGGTGAAAAAACTTTAGGTTTAACAGCTTTATTAATGGGGTGTATTGGGATTTCAGAAGGAGCTATTCCATTTGCTGTAAGAGACCCAAAACGTGCTATTATTAGTAACATTGTTGGTAGTGCAGTTGCCGGATGTATTGCTGGAGCATTCTTCTTAACTGACGCTGCTGCTCATGGTGGTCCTATTGTTGCGGTATTAGGTGCTGTTGGTGCTTTACATTATCATCAAGGAATTGGGATTGCTTTATTCTTCCTAGCTATTATTGTTGGTGCACTTATTACTTGTTTTATGTATGGTGGATTGTTAATTATCCAATCACGTAACATCCGTGTTTTTAAAATCATGAGTGATAAAATTAATAAAACTTTTAAAAAGAAACCAACAATAATTAATAACCCAAGCACAAAATAA
- a CDS encoding type I phosphomannose isomerase catalytic subunit: protein MGNNPLPQIIFLIPAFIPKIWGSQKLVHKFNFDLPKNTSIGEAWLISAHPNGMSYVLNGTHKGLSLAQLFKDFPQLFGNPHETEYPLLSKILDANDSLSVQIHPDDEYAQKHHQSLGKTECWYILDCLPAPKGQVILGHFAKTKDQFKQWVDKGQWNKLLKYVPIKEGQFIYVPSLKIHGLLAHTMVFELQQSSDITYRLYDYDRTDDFGNPRALHLKAAEDIIITPDKDSSDANAHDNYLVDNQFYKLSKITNDGIKDYSYPDVRWLQVSVLDGKGTIDGELIKKGDSFILPNGYNSFTLDGNLMMMVSYC, encoded by the coding sequence ATGGGTAATAACCCTTTGCCACAAATAATTTTTTTAATTCCTGCTTTTATCCCTAAAATCTGAGGTAGTCAAAAGTTAGTACATAAGTTTAACTTTGATTTACCAAAGAATACTTCTATTGGTGAAGCATGATTAATCAGTGCCCATCCCAATGGTATGAGTTACGTTTTAAATGGTACTCATAAAGGTTTAAGTTTAGCACAACTGTTTAAAGATTTCCCTCAATTATTTGGTAACCCCCACGAAACTGAATATCCATTATTATCTAAGATTTTGGATGCTAATGATAGTTTAAGTGTCCAAATTCATCCTGACGATGAATATGCGCAAAAACACCATCAAAGTTTAGGTAAAACTGAATGTTGATATATTTTAGATTGTTTGCCAGCACCAAAAGGTCAAGTTATTTTAGGTCACTTTGCTAAAACAAAAGACCAATTTAAACAATGAGTAGATAAAGGTCAATGGAATAAATTATTGAAATACGTTCCAATTAAGGAAGGGCAATTTATTTATGTTCCTTCTTTAAAAATTCATGGATTGTTAGCCCACACTATGGTCTTTGAATTACAACAATCGTCAGATATTACTTATCGTTTATATGATTATGACCGTACTGATGATTTTGGCAATCCGCGAGCTTTACATTTAAAAGCAGCAGAAGATATTATTATTACTCCTGACAAAGATAGTAGTGATGCTAATGCTCATGATAATTACTTAGTTGATAATCAATTTTATAAACTAAGTAAAATTACCAATGATGGTATTAAAGATTATAGTTACCCTGATGTGCGATGATTACAAGTTTCTGTTTTAGATGGTAAAGGAACAATTGATGGTGAATTAATTAAAAAAGGTGATTCATTTATTTTACCTAATGGTTATAATAGTTTTACTTTAGATGGTAATTTAATGATGATGGTAAGTTATTGTTAA